The following proteins are co-located in the Microbacterium immunditiarum genome:
- a CDS encoding extracellular solute-binding protein — translation MTRITRAAAAAAVGSVLAIAIGGCSAAGGVPQGTEDDPITITFWGSYGNGGNSAQQEVLDKTLIPSFEESHPGVEVKYVDVPYDDLLQKLTTSAAGDELPDLVRADLGWVPRFADLGVLVPLSDVMDDFDELADATYPGVLATNLFDGKYYGLPLDTNTRVQITEPGALATAGVDTPPATFEEFVALGEALEGTGVTLFADGGLGAWNIMPWIWSGGGDIADEDLTASTGVLDSDENIATIQMLVDLFDSGQVSSGIIGNEGAVSTSEGLPNGDYATILDGPWMTGIWADQFPGFEPVYSPVPAGPGGSISVVGGEDIVLTASSQHQEAALEFIRFTQSEEFQLALVPTGQLTVVEALGPKQVELVPGLEVFTAQLETAKNRLAITQGAEVDTILNEELTPAFEGTVSVREALSAAAARIDELLAG, via the coding sequence ATGACGCGCATCACCCGAGCCGCGGCCGCGGCCGCCGTCGGCTCTGTGCTGGCCATCGCAATCGGCGGATGCTCCGCCGCCGGCGGTGTGCCGCAGGGCACGGAGGACGATCCGATCACGATCACATTCTGGGGTTCCTACGGAAACGGCGGGAATTCCGCGCAGCAGGAGGTGCTGGACAAGACGCTCATCCCCTCGTTCGAGGAGTCGCACCCCGGCGTCGAGGTGAAATACGTCGATGTGCCCTACGACGACCTGCTGCAGAAGCTCACGACCTCCGCCGCTGGCGACGAGCTGCCCGACCTCGTCCGCGCCGACCTCGGATGGGTTCCTCGGTTCGCCGATCTCGGCGTGCTCGTGCCCCTGTCCGACGTGATGGACGACTTCGACGAGCTCGCCGACGCGACCTACCCGGGGGTCCTCGCCACGAATCTGTTCGACGGGAAGTACTACGGCCTGCCGCTCGACACGAACACGCGGGTGCAGATCACAGAGCCGGGGGCGCTCGCCACGGCCGGCGTCGACACGCCTCCCGCGACGTTCGAGGAGTTCGTCGCCCTCGGTGAAGCGCTCGAGGGCACCGGGGTGACGCTGTTCGCCGACGGCGGCCTCGGCGCGTGGAACATCATGCCGTGGATCTGGTCCGGCGGCGGGGACATCGCCGACGAGGACCTTACCGCCTCGACGGGTGTGCTCGACAGTGACGAGAACATCGCCACGATCCAGATGCTCGTCGACCTGTTCGACTCCGGTCAGGTCTCGTCCGGGATCATCGGCAACGAGGGCGCCGTCTCGACCAGCGAGGGCCTTCCCAACGGCGACTACGCGACAATCCTCGACGGTCCCTGGATGACCGGCATCTGGGCTGACCAGTTCCCGGGCTTCGAGCCCGTGTACTCGCCCGTGCCCGCGGGACCCGGCGGATCGATCAGCGTCGTGGGCGGGGAAGACATCGTCCTCACGGCGTCGTCGCAGCATCAAGAGGCGGCGCTCGAGTTCATCCGGTTCACGCAGTCGGAGGAGTTCCAGCTCGCACTCGTGCCCACCGGCCAGCTCACTGTCGTCGAGGCGCTCGGTCCCAAGCAGGTCGAGCTCGTGCCGGGTCTTGAGGTCTTCACGGCGCAGCTCGAGACGGCGAAGAACCGCCTCGCCATCACGCAGGGCGCAGAGGTGGACACGATTCTGAACGAGGAGCTCACGCCCGCGTTCGAGGGAACCGTGTCGGTCCGCGAGGCCCTCAGTGCGGCGGCGGCCCGCATCGACGAGCTGCTCGCTGGCTGA
- a CDS encoding ROK family transcriptional regulator: MKLTDPVLSSSWVPDRGTLHAVALEVLRHGPLSRSDIARRLNLSSGSLTRLATELVEAGLLREIGERASTGAGRPSRLLDVVADSRTFIGLKLTADEVLGVVTDLRADVVDTARVGLPARDPSSVVEAIARLVEQLAGAHGTITAIGVGVGGLVGDGGVVVSSPFLEWQDVPLQARVEERTGTRTIVDNDLVALTECEHWFGAGRGLDRFAVITLGAGVGYGLVANGGIVLDGDYGIGLVGHWPLDPLGPLCPAGHRGCARSMLTQEAITTAVSTALGVELDYDGALDAAERGDPAARRVVDDAGRGLGRLLAAVANLTLPQAIILGGEGVRLATVARDATAVGMRADRDPRTREIPIALMPGDSTDWCRGAAVLAIQAFALGRELDTTEAQEHGQLTRR, translated from the coding sequence ATGAAACTAACTGATCCGGTTCTCTCCAGTTCTTGGGTTCCCGACCGTGGGACTCTGCACGCCGTCGCGCTCGAAGTGCTGCGGCACGGGCCGCTGTCACGCAGCGACATCGCGCGGCGCCTCAACCTCTCCTCCGGATCACTCACGCGGCTGGCAACCGAGCTTGTCGAGGCCGGATTGCTCCGTGAGATCGGCGAGCGCGCCTCCACGGGTGCGGGCCGCCCGTCCCGCCTGCTCGACGTCGTCGCGGACTCCCGCACATTCATCGGGCTCAAGCTCACGGCCGACGAGGTGCTCGGCGTCGTCACCGACCTGCGCGCCGACGTCGTCGACACGGCACGAGTCGGGCTGCCTGCGCGAGACCCCTCGTCGGTCGTCGAGGCGATCGCCCGACTCGTCGAGCAGCTCGCGGGTGCGCATGGCACCATCACGGCGATCGGAGTCGGTGTCGGCGGCCTCGTCGGCGATGGCGGGGTGGTCGTCAGCTCACCCTTCCTCGAGTGGCAGGACGTGCCGCTCCAGGCGCGCGTGGAGGAACGTACCGGCACCCGGACGATCGTCGACAACGATCTCGTCGCGCTCACGGAGTGCGAGCATTGGTTCGGCGCGGGCCGCGGCCTCGACCGCTTCGCGGTCATCACCCTCGGTGCCGGAGTGGGCTACGGGCTCGTCGCCAATGGAGGGATCGTCCTCGACGGGGACTACGGCATCGGCCTTGTCGGGCATTGGCCCCTCGACCCGCTCGGCCCCCTCTGCCCCGCGGGGCACCGCGGCTGCGCCCGAAGCATGCTCACGCAGGAGGCGATCACGACTGCGGTGTCGACCGCCCTCGGCGTCGAACTCGACTACGACGGTGCACTCGATGCGGCCGAGCGCGGGGATCCGGCGGCGCGTCGCGTCGTCGACGACGCGGGCCGCGGACTCGGACGCCTGCTCGCCGCGGTCGCCAACCTCACGCTGCCGCAGGCCATCATCCTCGGCGGAGAGGGCGTGCGCCTCGCGACGGTCGCCCGCGACGCGACGGCGGTGGGCATGCGGGCCGACCGCGATCCGCGGACCCGTGAGATCCCCATCGCCCTCATGCCGGGCGATAGCACCGACTGGTGCCGCGGTGCCGCCGTTCTCGCGATCCAGGCGTTCGCCCTCGGACGGGAACTCGACACGACCGAAGCGCAGGAGCACGGTCAGCTCACGCGCCGCTGA
- a CDS encoding glycine--tRNA ligase: protein MAEPSRLDKVISLARHRGFVFQAGEIYGGSRSAWDYGPLGTELKENIRRQWWQTFVRGRGDMVGLDSSIILPKRVWEASGHVATFTDPLVECLHCHKRFRADNLLEDFEARKGRKAEHGLADVPCPNCGTKGQYTDPKPFSGLVKTYLGVVDDESGLYYLRPETAQGIFVNFSNVVTASRKKPPFGVGQVGKAFRNEITPGNFIFRTREFEQMEIEYFTPPAEAPEWFDHWVEECWNWFVDLGIDPANMRRFDVPEDERAHYSDATIDLEYRFGFPGKEWGELMGVANRTDFDLTSHSEASGHSLSFFDQASGEKYIPYVIEPSFGLTRAMMAFLVDAYHEEQAPNAKGGFDTRTVLKLDPRLSPVKIAVLPLSRNEQLSPIARETAATLRGRWVVDFDDAGAIGRRYRRQDEIGTPFCVTVDFDSLDDRAVTVRDRDTMAQERVPLDALEGYLAERLRGA from the coding sequence GTGGCCGAGCCCTCCCGCCTCGACAAAGTCATCTCGCTCGCCCGCCATCGTGGGTTCGTGTTCCAAGCGGGTGAGATCTACGGCGGATCCCGGTCGGCGTGGGACTACGGCCCCCTCGGCACCGAGCTGAAGGAGAACATCCGCCGCCAGTGGTGGCAGACCTTCGTGCGCGGCCGCGGCGACATGGTCGGCCTCGACTCGTCGATCATCCTGCCGAAGCGCGTGTGGGAGGCATCCGGCCACGTCGCGACCTTCACCGACCCGCTCGTGGAGTGCCTGCACTGCCACAAGCGCTTCCGCGCCGACAACCTGCTCGAGGACTTCGAGGCGCGCAAGGGCCGCAAGGCCGAGCACGGTCTGGCGGATGTCCCGTGCCCGAACTGCGGCACGAAGGGTCAGTACACCGACCCGAAGCCCTTCTCGGGCCTCGTCAAGACGTACCTCGGCGTCGTCGACGACGAGTCGGGCCTGTACTACCTCCGCCCCGAGACCGCACAGGGCATCTTCGTGAACTTCTCGAACGTCGTGACGGCGTCGCGAAAGAAGCCTCCGTTCGGCGTCGGCCAGGTCGGCAAGGCGTTCCGCAACGAGATCACGCCCGGGAACTTCATCTTCCGCACGCGCGAGTTCGAGCAGATGGAGATCGAGTACTTCACTCCTCCCGCCGAGGCGCCGGAGTGGTTCGACCACTGGGTCGAGGAGTGCTGGAACTGGTTCGTCGACCTCGGCATCGACCCCGCCAACATGCGCCGGTTCGACGTCCCTGAAGACGAGCGCGCGCACTACTCCGACGCCACGATCGACCTCGAGTACCGCTTCGGGTTCCCGGGCAAGGAGTGGGGCGAGCTCATGGGCGTCGCCAACCGCACCGATTTCGACCTGACCTCGCACAGCGAGGCATCCGGTCATTCGCTCTCGTTCTTCGACCAGGCCTCGGGCGAGAAGTACATCCCGTACGTGATCGAGCCCTCGTTCGGCCTCACGCGCGCGATGATGGCGTTCCTCGTCGACGCGTACCACGAGGAGCAGGCGCCCAACGCGAAGGGCGGCTTCGACACCCGCACGGTGCTCAAGCTCGACCCGCGCCTGTCGCCGGTCAAGATCGCCGTGCTGCCGCTGTCGCGCAACGAGCAGCTCTCGCCGATCGCGCGCGAGACCGCCGCCACGCTGCGCGGCCGCTGGGTCGTGGACTTCGACGATGCCGGCGCGATCGGCCGGCGCTACCGCCGCCAGGACGAGATCGGAACGCCGTTCTGCGTCACGGTCGACTTCGACTCGCTCGACGACCGTGCCGTCACGGTGCGCGACCGCGACACGATGGCGCAGGAGCGGGTGCCGCTCGACGCGCTCGAGGGCTACCTCGCGGAGCGCCTGCGCGGCGCCTGA
- a CDS encoding DUF4870 domain-containing protein yields MTIPPSPQPPAYGYSAPPPSMSPADEKLWGTLVHLGGLFFGFLAPLVGYLILKDRGPFVRAHTATALNFQLTLLIAYVVGAVLSIVFIGFLILFAAYILNIVLCIVAAVKSNGGQWYTYPASIPFVK; encoded by the coding sequence ATGACCATCCCTCCGTCCCCTCAGCCCCCGGCGTACGGCTACTCGGCGCCGCCCCCTTCGATGTCGCCCGCGGACGAGAAGCTCTGGGGCACGCTCGTGCACCTCGGCGGACTCTTCTTCGGCTTCCTGGCGCCGCTCGTCGGCTACCTGATCCTGAAGGACCGCGGACCCTTCGTGCGCGCGCACACGGCGACCGCGCTGAACTTCCAGCTCACGCTGCTCATCGCGTACGTCGTCGGCGCGGTGCTCTCGATCGTCTTCATCGGCTTCCTCATCCTGTTCGCCGCGTACATCCTGAACATCGTCCTGTGCATCGTCGCGGCCGTGAAGTCCAACGGCGGTCAGTGGTACACGTATCCGGCGTCCATCCCCTTCGTGAAGTGA